In Eleginops maclovinus isolate JMC-PN-2008 ecotype Puerto Natales chromosome 10, JC_Emac_rtc_rv5, whole genome shotgun sequence, the following proteins share a genomic window:
- the jmjd1cb gene encoding probable JmjC domain-containing histone demethylation protein 2C isoform X1 produces MAVEARPELVGKRFLCVSGEEPPEIGDTGRWPWRSGVIRAVNHRDNDSLDLTVYVEFDDQEWEKREWVKVYEDFQLFLLEHQLVWAKRKEGAGGGAGGLLQGTKAKHIQWPALAFKPVVGKSLLSSVTAVEFLLDRQLDFLSEHSAFQPYQDEVDSLNPVLRDNHQLHEEVRGWLKDQKVQEIFMQGPYSLNGYRVRVYRQDSATQWFTGIITHHDLFSRNMVVMNDQVLEPQNVDPSMIQMTFLDDVVHSLLKGENIGITSRRRSRSSNNNNNTAHMTGGRPGGTTGSTQSHYTRAQANSPRPIMNSSGPNAKGSQGTQASQQQSQSQQSQQTASQSHHSPGSNAREQREQRNARSSRRKGSDSSVPEEDKERREEPPARESKKAKQAVNKRRKGEEEEKKASLKRLKTDITSDQSESSDSENPHNKRTALSSCSSSSSSSSSSSSSSSSSSSEPNSENELKTRSSDVKQIAVSKKEEEEKPLMPATKLNDSSSIIGRLSPWAELQEDSKKETGKMTTKEEEELVAVTQITQSPRQQTPVMPDSLQAGSVESSKSTVKASSQSQTPALSQLTGGSGGSGVIDITEDAQATVHQESSEAVSALLASQKAESTALSPYLPLNPSPVSSPPVPPSPSPSEGGRRAETEPSMQQQQPPQHGPTGGGTTAARSSGNKIEFAPSEVIRPVASMVENVLLVEKEKPVLPHHLHHHPQQQQQQHTQQKQHYTSVPPSIKSPSLSEETRKPPQQHPPPNKMSEALPPDVKSKTSPNPAQLDALKQKPQHLNNSQSHPYPSTTPADPLKAKPHPGLLDISKPKPNTSPEVSKHKIQRYSDPSPPPIGRLSAKVEPAEHPRSCFKPVPARSESGGVSSTKSPLIIDKNETFTVYRDPALVRSDAENSVSASVSSNHVAAYLHPHLHTLHSPSPHSPCLPSPSHPHTSHLLAPPHTSALPHPHLLPPGVLPAMPPPAASLLGGHPRLDSPSGLGHLGLPHPAAAHQQQFLQAQGPPLLAQAHSGAAGLGLYPILWQYPNGTPSSYPPGLNLPPTAKWVHPDTPVNSEVSLRRNTASPWLHQAAGGADGLGLLSHVPVRPASADPHRPSVKMNAHASPPLSKASMNAHKEDMDKKGFVDPIRTLTLAQLKQEQTDRSRTPTGKEVHLHRLYMDPHSKARMDAVQAADRASKYKEENRQILKESIEVAPYTAKIQRSSDPGMDRDRERSRDPAFPVRVPALSSPSPKAGHIHPHVIQSEKSNYFTTLSNSVVNDPPRLYSSKDISSYYEKVSSGASGVVASVGAAVPSQGALSLGSYSSKASLSKPPPLIKHQPEGGEGLAGKINEQLSQQVTLVQQQHQHHGLDRMERRSPAISPSATISSSSSLAPNHHHHTHQHHHHQQQQQHHHHHQQQQQQHQQQQQQQQQQQQQQQQQQQQQQQQQHQQQQQQHQQQQQQQHHHQQQHQQQQHHHHQQHHQQQHQQQHQHQHQQQHQQQQQLRAMPSLHRAPVFHPPTQHALERKEAAEREREREREREKERERERDRAGYGGRLSPPTLTPIQPVSLAAAGSKTLAEQQKPPTLLPELRDTKGHGNAAVVTSVAAAISGEVMTSTADAWRERGGSFSGEKGMSRGKPQSAMASVIVRPSTSIKYDIPVGANKSGAMIPKELPQGRFYPSKLQGECLRRGEGFRDVGRIIQPNSNLDDMCLQYKNTSMRGIHGMMGANSVCRTISPAFGIQSMSGTPLPELGYSTSAHIASHKTGIGGWVLSHSGAGDYQEVLRTTSPGGSLPPPSPAGTPQPSPSITPTPSSVSGSSQPYSPSFVHLKKHKAALAAAQSRTNFSPSPTAITTGNCFLPVDSADKTPIQNSPPPPSSSQASSSSVDSSSNSSVGGSTTTGKSSPLPNGQSSGSASSSSAQPSNYHKLKKAWLTRHSEEDRNTTANTTPPSVKPEKVPSTTTSTSNTAAMSDMIKPCTVNLSASTSSEVEMSKESVIKVDRERQQEEKGGGAAGGGVEERKAPPSLRRGNKRTYESASESGGDDSDASESKMEGRAKRQPKPTYKKKQNDMAKKKGDNEKEEDDLKPNGIFRSAREKTKLKLASSNGIPRSVLKDWRKVKKLKQTAESFLQDDSCAEIGPNLQKCRECRVIRSKKGEEPAHSPVFCRFYYFRRLSFSKNGVIRMDGFSNPEQFDDEALSLWVPALEDTHLDQNTAKYILSFIGDKFCQMVVTENTAATWVKKDAKLAWKRAVRGVREMCDACEATLFNIHWVCQKCGFVVCLDCYKAKERRSSKDKELYGWLKCVKGQPHDHKHLMPTQIIPGTVLADLVSSMHSLREKHNIKSHCPCSTKQNLLTKLPATNGVSQVLQNVLNHSNKLSVLKAEPGSQQNSDQGGTKVETNGGGGGSSPGSDAGSAPATPPESQSPLHFLADLAEQKSREEKKENKSVVLGKSVKEDKVGDSLELLQQCKTTSLVANSTEQGSTLRDLLTTTAGKLKLGSTDAGIAFAPVYCNSSQHGKGGRSMPNILDDIIASVVENKIPANRQSIASKLSSIKHEPVTPSNNNIPTPAITEDVKPDRKKTAVPAAVPEESTNEYPDIPHCWLNNRKLLWLKDHRNQNNWKLFRECWRQGQPVLVSGIHKRLNSALWKADSFNQEFADHQGDLLNCKDQVVSNSGIKEFWDGFEDITKRPKSKDGEPMVYRLKDWPSGEEFMALMPSRYDDLMKNLPLPEYSDPEGNLNLASHLPSFFVRPDLGPRLCCAYGVAASQDQDFGTANLHVEVSDVVSVLVYVGVAKGNGVLSKTGVLKRLEEEDLDEGVRRRLKDSSETPGALWHIYLNKDMDKVREFLRKEQSLDVAPEQDPIREQGQYLSRKQRQRLLEDDGVQGWTVVQFLGDSVLIPAGAMHQVQNLHSCVQVINDFVSPEHVANSFHLSQELRPNNEEVNYEDKLQVKNILFHCVKEAVSSLKRSSCEEDDEEENS; encoded by the exons ATGACTGGAGGGAGACCCGGCGGGACCACTGGCAGCACTCAG AGCCATTACACACGAGCCCAGGCCAACAGCCCCCGTCCCATTATGAACTCATCCGGCCCCAATGCGAAAGGTTCCCAGGGGACCCAGGCCtcgcagcagcagagccagtcACAACAAAGCCAGCAAACAGCCAGCCAATCACACCACTCGCCTGGCAGCAACGCAagggagcagagagagcagcGAAATGCCCGCTCCTCCAGGAGGAAAGGATCCGACAGCAGCGTTCCAGAGGAGGACAAGGAGCGGAGAGAGGAGCCCCCAGCGAGAG AGTCCAAAAAGGCCAAGCAGGCAGTAAACAAACGCAGGAAgggcgaggaagaggagaagaaggccAGTCTAAAGAGGCTGAAGACGGACATAACCTcggaccaatcagagagcagcgaCTCAGAGAACCCACACAACAAGAGGACCGCCCTCTCCTcttgctcctcttcctcctcatcgtcctcctcatcatcctcctcctcctcttcctcctcctcagagccCAACTCTGAGAACGAGCTAAAGACTCGCAGCAGCGATGTGAAACAAATCGCTGTTTccaaaaaggaggaagaggagaagccGCTGATGCCGGCCACCAAATTGAATGATTCCTCGTCTATCATTGGCCGCCTTTCCCCGTGGGCGGAGCTTCAGGAGGACAGCAAGAAGGAAACGggcaaaatgacaacaaaggaggaggaggagttggtCGCTGTAACACAGATCACCCAGTCTCCACGGCAACAAACGCCTGTGATGCCTGACAGCCTTCAGGCAGGCAGTGTGGAGAGCAGCAAGAGCACTGTGAAAG CGTCCTCTCAGTCCCAGACGCCGGCGTTGTCCCAGCTCACCGGTGGCAGTGGCGGCAGCGGTGTGATCGACATCACAGAAGATGCTCAGGCCACGGTGCACCAGGAGAGCTCCGAGGCGGTGTCAGCGCTGCTCGCCTCACAGAAGGCAGAGTCCACGGCACTCTCACCTTACCTCCCCCTCAACCCCTCCCCTGTGTCCTCGCCTCCAGTCCCTCCGTCTCCCTCGCCATCAGAAGGAGGCCGCAGGGCAGAGACTGAGCCTtccatgcagcagcagcagccgccccAGCATGGCCCTACAGGAGGCGGTACGACAGCAGCCCGGAGCTCAGGCAACAAGATAGAGTTTGCTCCCTCTGAGGTCATCAG GCCTGTCGCATCGATggttgaaaatgtgttgctggTGGAGAAGGAGAAACCGGTCCttcctcatcatcttcatcatcacccacagcagcagcagcagcagcacacacaacAGAAGCAACACTACACATCTGTCCCACCCAGCATTAAGAGCCCGTCTCTGTCTGAGGAGACGAGAAAACCCCCCCAGCAGCACCCTCCCCCCAACAAGATGAGTGAAGCCCTCCCTCCTGACGTCAAATCAAAAACCAGCCCCAACCCAGCGCAGCTCGACGCCCTGAAACAGAAACCCCAGCACCTCAACAACTCTCAGAGCCATCCCTACCCCAGCACAACCCCAGCTGACCCTCTCAAAGCAAAGCCCCACCCGGGCCTGCTGGACATCTCCAAACCCAAACCCAACACCTCCCCAGAGGTCtccaaacataaaatacagcgGTACTCTGACCCCTCCCCTCCACCAATAGGTCGTTTGTCCGCTAAAGTAGAACCAGCAGAACATCCGCGGTCCTGCTTCAAGCCGGTGCCGGCGCGATCTGAGTCGGGTGGGGTCAGCAGCACGAAGAGCCCCCTCATCATTGATAAGAACGAGACGTTCACGGTTTACAGGGACCCCGCCCTGGTGCGCTCAGACGCAGAGAACTCTGTCTCTGCTAGTGTCTCCTCCAACCACGTGGCAGCTTATCTCCACCCCCACCTGCACACTCTTCACTCCCCTTCCCCTCACTCcccctgcctcccctccccatcGCACCCCCACACCTCCCATCTCCTCGCCCCTCCTCACACCTCTGCCCTACCTCACCCGCACCTTTTACCCCCCGGGGTTCTTCCCGCCATGCCTCCGCCCGCAGCCTCTCTTCTGGGGGGCCACCCTCGGCTAGACTCCCCTAGTGGGTTGGGTCATCTCGGTTTGCCTCACCCAGCCGCCGCACACCAGCAGCAGTTCCTACAG GCTCAGGGCCCCCCTCTACTAGCCCAGGCCCACAGCGGGGCCGCAGGGCTGGGCCTCTACCCCATCCTCTGGCAGTACCCCAACGGAACACCATCCTCCTACCCCCCAGGGCTCAACCTGCCCCCCACAGCCAAGTGGGTCCACCCTGACACTCCTGTGAATTCTGAGGTGTCTCTCCGGAGG aacACAGCCAGTCCTTGGCTGCACCAGGCTGCGGGGGGTGCTGATGGTCTGGGTCTTCTGAGCCACGTCCCTGTAAGGCCAGCCAGCGCAGATCCCCACCGCCCCTCCGTCAAGATGAACGCACACGCCAGCCCTCCACTGTCAAAGGCCAGCATGAACGCACATAAAGA GGATATGGATAAGAAAGGCTTTGTGGACCCCATCAGGACGCTGACACTGGCCCAGCTGAagcaggagcagacagacaggagtcGCACCCCCACAGGGAAAGAAGTCCACCTGCACCGTCTCTACATGGACCCCCACAGCAAGGCCCGCATG GATGCGGTTCAGGCAGCAGATCGAGCCAGTAAATACAAAGAGGAGAATCGGCAGATCCTGAAGGAGAGTATCGAGGTGGCTCCCTACACGGCTAAGATCCAGCGATCCAGTGACCCGGGCATGGACCGGGACcgagagaggagcagagacccaGCCTTCCCTGTCCGAGTCCCCGCGCTCTCCTCCCCAAGCCCCAAGGCGGGCCACATCCATCCCCACGTCATCCAATCAGAAAAGAGCAACTACTTCACCACGCTGTCCAACAGTGTGGTGAACGACCCGCCCAGACTCTACTCCTCCAAGGATATCAGCTCTTACTATGAGAAGGTTTCCAGCGGAGCTTCAGGAGTCGTGGCCAGCGTCGGAGCCGCCGTGCCCAGCCAGGGAGCTCTGTCCCTGGGCAGCTACAGCTCCAAAGCCTCCCTCTCCAAGCCGCCGCCTCTCATCAAACACCAGCCAGAGGGGGGGGAGGGTCTAGCGGGGAAGATCAACGAGCAGCTCAGCCAGCAGGTGACGctggtgcagcagcagcaccagcaccaTGGCTTAGACAGGATGGAGCGCCGCAGCCCTgccatctctccctctgccactatatcttcctcctcctccttagcACCAAACCACCACCATCATAcccaccagcaccaccaccaccaacagcagcagcagcaccaccaccaccaccaacagcagcagcagcagcaccaacagcagcagcagcagcagcagcagcagcagcagcagcagcaacagcagcagcagcagcagcagcagcagcagcaccaacagcagcagcagcagcaccaacagcagcagcagcagcagcaccaccaccagcagcagcaccaacagcagcagcaccaccaccaccaacaacatcaccaacagcagcaccaacagcagcaccaacatcagcaccaacagcagcaccaacagcagcagcagctcagggCAATGCCATCTCTCCACCGAGCGCCCGTCTTCCACCCGCCCACACAGCACGCACTGGAACGTAAAGAGGCTgcagagcgagagagggagcgGGAGAGAGAGCGGGAAAAGGAGAGGGAGCGAGAGCGGGACAGAGCCGGTTATGGTGGACGCCTGTCCCCCCCAACACTTACCCCCATCCAGCCGGTTAGTTTAGCAGCAGCTGGTAGCAAGACGTTGGCGGAGCAGCAGAAGCCCCCCACGCTGCTGCCGGAACTCAGGGACACCAAAGGTCATGGAAACGCTGCCGTGGTAACCTCTGTAGCTGCAGCCATCAGCGGGGAGGTCATGACTTCCACTGCAGACgcgtggagagagagaggaggctcCTTCTCCGGAGAGAAAGGGATGTCACGGGGAAAGCCCCAATCTGCAATGGCATCGGTCATTGTGCGACCATCCACTTCTATTAAGTACGACATTCCCGTTGGTGCTAACAAATCTGGTGCTATGATCCCTAAGGAGCTTCCCCAGGGGAGGTTCTACCCATCCAAGCTTCAGGGAGAGTGTCTCAGGCGAGGGGAGGGGTTCAGAGACGTTGGCAGGATCATCCAACCCAACTCTAACCTGGACGACATGTGTTTGCAGTATAAGAACACTTCTATGCGTGGCATACATGGAATGATGGGAGCTAACTCTGTGTGCAGGACTATCTCTCCAGCCTTTGGCATACAGAGTATGAGCGGCACCCCCCTTCCTGAGCTGGGCTACTCCACATCAGCTCACATTGCTTCCCATAAAACTGGCATTGGTGGCTGGGTGCTGAGCCACTCAGGAGCAGGAGATTACCAGGAAGTGTTACGCACCACTTCTCCAGGGGGCTCTCTGCCTCCCCCAAGTCCAGCAGGGACCCCCCAGCCTAGTCCTAGCATCACCCCAACACCTAGCTCTGTTTCTGGCTCAAGTCAGCCTTACTCACCCTCCTTTGTCCACCTGAAGAAGCACAAAGCTGCCCTGGCTGCAGCCCAATCCAGAACCAACTTCTCCCCTTCTCCCACTGCCATCACAACCGGAAATTGCTTCCTACCTGTGGACTCTGCTGACAAAACTCCTATTCAAAACTCCCCCCCACCACCCTCCTCCAGCCAAGCCTCATCATCTTCCGTGGACAGCAGTAGCAACAGCTCGGTGGGCGGGAGCACGACGACAGGCAAGTCCAGCCCCCTGCCCAACGGCCAGAGCTCCGGGTCAGCGTCCTCCAGTAGCGCACAGCCCAGCAACTACCACAAGCTGAAGAAAGCCTGGTTAACCCGGCActcagaggaggacaggaacaCAACTGCTAACACAACCCCCCCCAGTGTTAAACCAGAGAAAGTGCccagcaccaccaccagcaccagTAACACTGCAGCCATGTCAGACATGATCAAACCCTGTACCGTCAATCTGAGCGCCTCCACCTCCAGCGAGGTGGAGATGAGCAAAGAAAGCGTGATCAAAGTGGACAGGgagaggcagcaggaggagaaggggggaggagcagcaggaggaggtgtGGAAGAGAGGAAAGCACCTCCCTCTTTAAGGCGTGGGAACAAACGCACATACGAGTCTGCTTCAGAGAGCGGGGGAGATGACTCCGATGCCAGCGAGAGCAAAATGGAGGGCCGAGCCAAGCGCCAGCCCAAACCCACCTACAAGAAGAAACAGAACGACATGGCCAAGAAGAAAGGAGACAATGAGAAGGAGGAAGATGACTTGAAGCCTAACGGCATCTTCAGATCAGCCAGAGAGAAGACTAAACTCAAGCTGGCCAGCAGCA ATGGGATCCCCCGTTCCGTCCTGAAGGACTGGAGGAAGGTGAAGAAGCTGAAGCAGACGGCAGAGTCCTTCCTTCAGGACGACTCGTGTGCTGAAATTGGACCCAACCTGCAGAAGTGTCGGGAGTGCAGGGTGATCCGCAGCAAGAAGGGGGAGGAGCCCGCACATTCCCCCGTCTTCTGCCGCTTCTACTATTTCAGACG GCTTTCCTTCAGTAAAAATGGAGTCATCCGGATGGATGGCTTCTCCAACCCGGAGCAATTTGATGATGAGGCCCTCTCCCTGTGGGTCCCCGCGCTGGAGGACACCCACCTGGACCAAAACACAGCCAAGTACATCCTCAGCTTCATAGGAGACAAGTTCTGTCAGATGGTTGTGACTGAGAACACAGCAGCCACCTGGGTCAAGAAGGATG ccaaGCTGGCGTGGAAGCGAGCTGTGAGGGGGGTGAGGGAGATGTGTGACGCCTGTGAGGCAACGCTCTTCAACATCCACTGGGTCTGTCAGAAGTGTGGCTTTGTGGTCTGCCTGGACTGTTACAAGgcaaaggagaggaggagctcCAAAG ACAAAGAACTGTACGGCTGGCTCAAGTGTGTGAAAGGTCAACCCCACGATCACAAACACCTGATGCCGACACAGATCATCCCCGGCACAG TGCTGGCAGATCTGGTGTCTTCCATGCACTctctgagagagaaacacaacatcaaGTCCCACTGCCCCTGCAGCACCAAGCAGAACCTGCTCACCAAACTACCAGCCACTAACGGAGTCTCACAG GTTCTGCAGAACGTCCTGAACCACAGTAACAAACTGTCTGTGCTGAAGGCTGAGCCGGGCTCTCAGCAGAACTCCGACCAAGGAGGGACAAAGGTGGAGACTaatggagggggaggaggaagcagTCCAGGCAGCGACGCAGGAAGTGCTCCTGCCACCCCGCCCGAGTCCCAGTCACCTCTGCACTTCCTTGCTGATCTGGCAGAGCAGAAGTccagggaggagaagaaag AAAACAAGTCTGTGGTGCTGGGTAAATCAGTGAAGGAGGACAAGGTGGGGGACAGCCTGGAGTTGCTGCAGCAGTGTAAGACCACTTCTCTGGTGGCCAACAGTACGGAGCAGGGCTCCACTCTCAGAGACCTGCTCACCACCACAGCAGGGAAGCTGAAGCTAGGCTCTACAGACGCAGGCATTGCCTTTGCACCGGTCTACTGTAACTCTTCACAG CATGGAAAAGGTGGGAGGTCCATGCCCAACATCCTCGATGACATCATTGCTTCAGtggttgaaaataaaatccCGGCCAACCGCCAGAGCATCGCTAGCAAACTGTCAAGCATCAAGCATGAGCCTGTCACCCcgagcaacaacaacataccCACCCCTGCTATCACTGAGGATGTCAAACCCGACAGGAAGAAGACAGCTGTTCCTGCAGCGGTGCCAGAAGAATCCACCAATGAGTATCCAGATATCCCTCACTGCTGGTTAAACAACAGGAAGCTGCTGTGGCTCAAAGATCACCGCAACCAGAACAACTGGAAGCTGTTCAGAGAGTGCTGGAGACAAGGACAG cctGTGCTGGTGTCAGGGATCCACAAGCGCCTGAACAGCGCCCTGTGGAAGGCCGACTCCTTCAACCAGGAGTTTGCTGACCATCAGGGAGACCTGCTCAACTGTAAGGACCAGGTAGTGTCCAACTCTGGGATCAAGGAGTTCTGGGATGGATTCGAGGACATCACCA AGCGGCCCAAGTCAAAGGATGGAGAGCCCATGGTGTACAGGCTGAAGGACTGGCCCTCTGGAGAGGAGTTCATGGCCCTCATGCCCTCAAG ATATGATGACCTGATGAAGAACTTGCCTCTGCCGGAGTACTCTGATCCAGAGGGCAACCTGAACCTGGCCTCCCACCTGCCCTCTTTCTTTGTCCGGCCGGATCTGGGGCCCAGACTCTGCTGTGCCTACG gtgtAGCTGCGTCTCAGGACCAGGATTTTGGGACCGCTAACCTCCATGTGGAAGTCTCAGATGTGGTCTCTGTTCTGGTCTATGTAGGAGTCGCTAAAGGCAACGGAGTCCTGTCAAAAACTG gaGTTCTGAAGCGTCTGGAAGAGGAGGATCTGGATGAGGGGGTGCGCAGGAGGCTCAAAGACTCCAGCGAGACCCCAGGGGCTCTATGGCACATCTACCTCAACAAAGACATGGACAAAGTGCGGGAGTTCCTGCGCAAG GAGCAGAGTCTGGACGTGGCCCCGGAGCAGGACCCCATCAGAGAGCAGGGCCAGTACCTGAGCAGGAAGCAGCGGCAGCGGCTGCTGGAGGATGACGGGGTGCAGGGCTGGACCGTGGTCCAGTTCCTGGGAGACTCTGTACTCATACCAGCAGGGGCCATGCACcag gtgcagAACCTCCACAGCTGTGTGCAGGTCATCAATGACTTTGTGTCCCCCGAACACGTGGCCAACTCCTTCCACCTGAGCCAGGAGCTGCGGCCCAACAACGAGGAGGTCAACTACGAGGACAAACTGCAG gtgaAGAACATCCTGTTCCACTGTGTGAAGGAGGCGGTGAGCTCcctgaagaggagcagctgcGAGGAAGACGACGAGGAGGAGAACTCATGA